A window from Nodosilinea sp. PGN35 encodes these proteins:
- a CDS encoding AbrB/MazE/SpoVT family DNA-binding domain-containing protein: protein MKTQIGQWGNSLALRIPKYIHEALHLKLNDAVECSVEDGKLVITPVQALPEMSLDELLAEVTAPPEPEFDWGSPAGNEAW from the coding sequence CAGATTGGCCAGTGGGGTAACTCGCTGGCGCTACGGATTCCCAAATATATCCATGAAGCACTGCACCTCAAGCTTAACGATGCGGTAGAGTGCTCGGTTGAAGACGGCAAGCTGGTTATCACTCCAGTGCAAGCCCTACCCGAAATGAGCCTTGACGAGCTTTTGGCCGAAGTCACTGCACCCCCTGAACCAGAGTTCGACTGGGGTAGCCCCGCTGGTAACGAGGCTTGGTAG